A stretch of the Equus caballus isolate H_3958 breed thoroughbred chromosome X, TB-T2T, whole genome shotgun sequence genome encodes the following:
- the PFKFB1 gene encoding 6-phosphofructo-2-kinase/fructose-2,6-bisphosphatase 1 isoform X7: protein MFHEDLTTASIPQFTNSPTMVIMVGLPARGKTYISTKLTRYLNWIGTPTKVFNLGQYRREAVSYKNYEFFLPDNMEALLIRKQCALAALKDVHDYLSHEEGHVAVFDATNTTRERRSLILQFAKEHGYKVFFIESICNDPGIIAENIRQVKLGSPDYIDCDREKVLEDFLKRIECYKVNYQPLDDELDSHLSYIKIFDVGTRYMVNRVQDHIQSRTVYYLMNIHVTPRSIYLCRHGESELNLRGRIGGDSGLSARGKQYAYALANFIQSQGISSLKVWTSHMKRTIQTAEALGVPYEQWKALNEIDAGVCEEMTYEEIQEHYPEEFALRDQDKYRYRYPKGESYEDLVQRLEPVIMELERQENVLVICHQAVMRCLLAYFLDKSSDELPYLKCPLHTVLKLTPVAYGCKVESIYLNVEAVNTHREKPENVDITREPEEALDTVPDHY, encoded by the exons CATCCATACCCCAGTTTACCAATTCCCCCACAATGGTGATCATGGTGGGCTTACCAGCTCGAGGAAAGACCTACATCTCCACAAAGCTCACGAGATATCTCAACTGGATAGGAACACCAACAAAAG TGTTTAATTTAGGCCAGTATCGACGAGAAGCAGTGAGCTACAAGAACTACGAATTCTTTCTCCCAGACAACATGGAGGCCCTACTTATCAGGAA GCAGTGTGCCCTGGCAGCCCTGAAAGATGTCCATGACTATCTCAGCCATGAGGAAGGTCACGTTGCG GTTTTTGATGCCACCAACACTACCAGAGAACGTCGGTCACTGATTCTGCAGTTTGCTAAAGAACATGGTTACAAG GTCTTTTTCATTGAGTCCATCTGTAATGACCCTGGCATCATTGCAGAAAACATCAGG CAAGTGAAACTCGGCAGCCCTGATTACATAGACTGTGACCGGGAAAAAGTTCTGGAAGATTTTCTGAAGAGAATTGAGTGCTATAAGGTCAACTACCAACCCTTGGATGATGAACTGGACAG CCACCTATCCTACATCAAGATCTTCGACGTGGGCACACGCTACATGGTGAATCGAGTGCAGGACCACATCCAGAGTCGCACAGTCTACTATCTCATGAACATCCACGTCACACCCCGCTCCATCTACCTATGCCGGCACGGTGAGAGTGAACTCAACCTCAGAGGCCGCATTGGAGGTGACTCTGGCCTCTCAGCTCGAGGCAAGCAG TATGCCTATGCCCTGGCCAATTTCATTCAGTCCCAGGGCATCAGCTCTCTGAAGGTGTGGACCAGCCACATGAAGAGGACTATCCAGACAGCTGAGGCCTTGGGTGTCCCCTATGAGCAGTGGAAGGCCCTGAATGAGATTGATGCG GGTGTCTGTGAGGAAATGACCTATGAAGAAATTCAGGAACACTATCCTGAAGAATTTGCACTACGAGACCAAGATAAATATCGCTACCGCTATCCCAAGGGAGAG TCCTATGAGGATCTGGTTCAGCGTCTGGAGCCAGTTATAATGGAGCTAGAACGGCAGGAAAATGTACTGGTGATCTGCCACCAGGCTGTCATGCGGTGCCTCCTGGCCTACTTCCTGGATAAGAGTTCAG aTGAGCTGCCATATCTCAAGTGCCCTCTGCACACAGTGCTCAAACTCACACCTGTGGCTTATG GCTGCAAAGTGGAGTCCATTTACCTGAACGTGGAGGCTGTAAACACACACCGGGAGAAGCCTGAG AATGTGGACATCACCCGAGAACCTGAGGAAGCCCTGGACACTGTCCCTGACCACTACTGA
- the PFKFB1 gene encoding 6-phosphofructo-2-kinase/fructose-2,6-bisphosphatase 1 isoform X9, producing the protein MVIMVGLPARGKTYISTKLTRYLNWIGTPTKVFNLGQYRREAVSYKNYEFFLPDNMEALLIRKQCALAALKDVHDYLSHEEGHVAVFDATNTTRERRSLILQFAKEHGYKVFFIESICNDPGIIAENIRQVKLGSPDYIDCDREKVLEDFLKRIECYKVNYQPLDDELDSHLSYIKIFDVGTRYMVNRVQDHIQSRTVYYLMNIHVTPRSIYLCRHGESELNLRGRIGGDSGLSARGKQYAYALANFIQSQGISSLKVWTSHMKRTIQTAEALGVPYEQWKALNEIDAGVCEEMTYEEIQEHYPEEFALRDQDKYRYRYPKGESYEDLVQRLEPVIMELERQENVLVICHQAVMRCLLAYFLDKSSDELPYLKCPLHTVLKLTPVAYGCKVESIYLNVEAVNTHREKPENVDITREPEEALDTVPDHY; encoded by the exons ATGGTGATCATGGTGGGCTTACCAGCTCGAGGAAAGACCTACATCTCCACAAAGCTCACGAGATATCTCAACTGGATAGGAACACCAACAAAAG TGTTTAATTTAGGCCAGTATCGACGAGAAGCAGTGAGCTACAAGAACTACGAATTCTTTCTCCCAGACAACATGGAGGCCCTACTTATCAGGAA GCAGTGTGCCCTGGCAGCCCTGAAAGATGTCCATGACTATCTCAGCCATGAGGAAGGTCACGTTGCG GTTTTTGATGCCACCAACACTACCAGAGAACGTCGGTCACTGATTCTGCAGTTTGCTAAAGAACATGGTTACAAG GTCTTTTTCATTGAGTCCATCTGTAATGACCCTGGCATCATTGCAGAAAACATCAGG CAAGTGAAACTCGGCAGCCCTGATTACATAGACTGTGACCGGGAAAAAGTTCTGGAAGATTTTCTGAAGAGAATTGAGTGCTATAAGGTCAACTACCAACCCTTGGATGATGAACTGGACAG CCACCTATCCTACATCAAGATCTTCGACGTGGGCACACGCTACATGGTGAATCGAGTGCAGGACCACATCCAGAGTCGCACAGTCTACTATCTCATGAACATCCACGTCACACCCCGCTCCATCTACCTATGCCGGCACGGTGAGAGTGAACTCAACCTCAGAGGCCGCATTGGAGGTGACTCTGGCCTCTCAGCTCGAGGCAAGCAG TATGCCTATGCCCTGGCCAATTTCATTCAGTCCCAGGGCATCAGCTCTCTGAAGGTGTGGACCAGCCACATGAAGAGGACTATCCAGACAGCTGAGGCCTTGGGTGTCCCCTATGAGCAGTGGAAGGCCCTGAATGAGATTGATGCG GGTGTCTGTGAGGAAATGACCTATGAAGAAATTCAGGAACACTATCCTGAAGAATTTGCACTACGAGACCAAGATAAATATCGCTACCGCTATCCCAAGGGAGAG TCCTATGAGGATCTGGTTCAGCGTCTGGAGCCAGTTATAATGGAGCTAGAACGGCAGGAAAATGTACTGGTGATCTGCCACCAGGCTGTCATGCGGTGCCTCCTGGCCTACTTCCTGGATAAGAGTTCAG aTGAGCTGCCATATCTCAAGTGCCCTCTGCACACAGTGCTCAAACTCACACCTGTGGCTTATG GCTGCAAAGTGGAGTCCATTTACCTGAACGTGGAGGCTGTAAACACACACCGGGAGAAGCCTGAG AATGTGGACATCACCCGAGAACCTGAGGAAGCCCTGGACACTGTCCCTGACCACTACTGA
- the PFKFB1 gene encoding 6-phosphofructo-2-kinase/fructose-2,6-bisphosphatase 1 isoform X10, which translates to MEALLIRKQCALAALKDVHDYLSHEEGHVAVFDATNTTRERRSLILQFAKEHGYKVFFIESICNDPGIIAENIRQVKLGSPDYIDCDREKVLEDFLKRIECYKVNYQPLDDELDSHLSYIKIFDVGTRYMVNRVQDHIQSRTVYYLMNIHVTPRSIYLCRHGESELNLRGRIGGDSGLSARGKQYAYALANFIQSQGISSLKVWTSHMKRTIQTAEALGVPYEQWKALNEIDAGVCEEMTYEEIQEHYPEEFALRDQDKYRYRYPKGESYEDLVQRLEPVIMELERQENVLVICHQAVMRCLLAYFLDKSSDELPYLKCPLHTVLKLTPVAYGCKVESIYLNVEAVNTHREKPENVDITREPEEALDTVPDHY; encoded by the exons ATGGAGGCCCTACTTATCAGGAA GCAGTGTGCCCTGGCAGCCCTGAAAGATGTCCATGACTATCTCAGCCATGAGGAAGGTCACGTTGCG GTTTTTGATGCCACCAACACTACCAGAGAACGTCGGTCACTGATTCTGCAGTTTGCTAAAGAACATGGTTACAAG GTCTTTTTCATTGAGTCCATCTGTAATGACCCTGGCATCATTGCAGAAAACATCAGG CAAGTGAAACTCGGCAGCCCTGATTACATAGACTGTGACCGGGAAAAAGTTCTGGAAGATTTTCTGAAGAGAATTGAGTGCTATAAGGTCAACTACCAACCCTTGGATGATGAACTGGACAG CCACCTATCCTACATCAAGATCTTCGACGTGGGCACACGCTACATGGTGAATCGAGTGCAGGACCACATCCAGAGTCGCACAGTCTACTATCTCATGAACATCCACGTCACACCCCGCTCCATCTACCTATGCCGGCACGGTGAGAGTGAACTCAACCTCAGAGGCCGCATTGGAGGTGACTCTGGCCTCTCAGCTCGAGGCAAGCAG TATGCCTATGCCCTGGCCAATTTCATTCAGTCCCAGGGCATCAGCTCTCTGAAGGTGTGGACCAGCCACATGAAGAGGACTATCCAGACAGCTGAGGCCTTGGGTGTCCCCTATGAGCAGTGGAAGGCCCTGAATGAGATTGATGCG GGTGTCTGTGAGGAAATGACCTATGAAGAAATTCAGGAACACTATCCTGAAGAATTTGCACTACGAGACCAAGATAAATATCGCTACCGCTATCCCAAGGGAGAG TCCTATGAGGATCTGGTTCAGCGTCTGGAGCCAGTTATAATGGAGCTAGAACGGCAGGAAAATGTACTGGTGATCTGCCACCAGGCTGTCATGCGGTGCCTCCTGGCCTACTTCCTGGATAAGAGTTCAG aTGAGCTGCCATATCTCAAGTGCCCTCTGCACACAGTGCTCAAACTCACACCTGTGGCTTATG GCTGCAAAGTGGAGTCCATTTACCTGAACGTGGAGGCTGTAAACACACACCGGGAGAAGCCTGAG AATGTGGACATCACCCGAGAACCTGAGGAAGCCCTGGACACTGTCCCTGACCACTACTGA